The window CTTCGTGTCTTCCCAATGCTTTCATATCTGCGTCAGTTTATTATTCTATTTGGAGTGCGCAATCGGTGTAAAATGTGAGTTAAGATTATCCAATGTTTGAAATGCTTGCTTGTGTCATAGAGCTGCTGAAGAGGCCTATGTGCAAGAAATAGAAGACAAGGAGCCCGGCAGTGAATTTGAGAGAATATGCAAGCTCTGCGACTTCAACCCAAAGAATTCTAAGAACACAagagatgtttcaagatttagGTCAATTCTATTGCAGCTTAAACAGGGTGGACTCATCAGAAATCTGCAGTGAATCATAGAGCAAACCAGTGGTAGCCGTCTATACAGGAAGTGTTGTAGTAGCAAAATCATCTTGTATCCTGTTGTATTTtggtatttgttttgtattttaacACATTCAAGGAAGCTAtggtatcaaaaaattacaTCAGTTGTGTAACTTATTGCCTATATTAATGTTGTTAAAACACATTCTTTTTTACATCAGTAGATATGGAAAAATAAATTCTTCAACAACACAATTTTTAAACGTAATAACCATTGCAAAAACTGTATTTTTATAAGCTTGATAGAATTTGTATATCTACCACAACATTACCATAAAAACACTTCAAAGGTTCAAAAAACTCACCTGGTAAACAGTGAACAATTTTTGCTAACCGGTAGTATTGCACAAAATCAAATGGAATTGTGCGATACCTTGGGAGTTGTGGTCTTTTGCAAAACTAGAACTAGACTGCGAAAACGCGTTATGCCCATGGATGTTAATTATCGCGATACCTACATTCAAAAACTAAGGCTCATCCGTTGTTTGGTTTTTAAGAGTTAGTAGTAGCGGTTTGTTTGAAACGCCTAGTATTAATTTCCATGTAAAATATATCAATTTTCAGCTGTCAAAATTATGAGTGTATCTTACACTAAGCATAATTTGCCAACATCTCAAAATTGTTTACCGAAAACACGAAGCGAAAGAGCAGTTGGTAACCCGAACAGAAGATGGCAGCATTCAAAATCGAAACAGTATGGTACCGCTGTGAATCATACAAATGTCAAGACTCATCCTTTATCTTCTGTGCAATTGGAAAGTGGTCAGAATGTCTCTAATGTGCTGTACATTGAAGAAGGAAAAGAGAATTTGAGGCCCCAAACAGGAATGTCTCGACATCACAAGAAACATAAAAGAACAGCTAGTCTTACAGATTTAAGACCAGAAGACAAGAAAAAAGTCGCTAATCTGATACAAGAACTCGCTAACTTGGGCTCAGAAAAAGATAAAATTGAACAATGTCTGAAAAAAGAACGCTATGACTTTGAAGAGGCAATAAAAGATCTGGTTAAAGATCAAAAAAACTTACTCTCTGAGCGACAAGCAGTTCAAACAGAATTAAATTCTTGTCAACAGCTTTTGAGTCAACTACAAGAAGCTGTACTTCATCGTCCAACGTCGGCTCTGTCATCACTGAGAAGTCTTAAAGACAATGATGGGAGCATTATGCTGGACAATCGACTTGCTGAGCAGAGTCATGGCTCTGAACTGGACAACTATATAAGCAAGCACCAAACTACTCAAGATATGGAGGTTGCATCCGAAGTTGCAAGTGTAACTAGTGAATCAGCTCGCAATCCAAGGTGGGGAATATGAGTTGATTGAGCCTGTCACGTGCATAAGGTGTCAGTACTAATTTTATTGAAACCGTTTTTATGattattaaattcattttagaACGTCGTCAACGTTTATTGGTGAAGGTGTGCAACAAAAAAGGGTTAGAGATAATTTGCATGCGGCAGATGCTTTGAGTGAAATTTCAGTTCGTACTAACTCTACTATTGACTACAGTCGGAAGGATGAAATATTCATGGAGCGGGCAAGACTCATAGAGGTACCATTTGATACTAGTTTAAGAATATATTGAATAGTTGTTCTTGTTGAGAAACAAACTGATTGCTTTCTTCATTTATTTAGGAACAAAGGCTTTTGAAGCTAAGATTGGCTGAACAGGAAGAATTACTGAAGATCACACAAAAACGACTCAGCTTGAGGGAACACGAGTTTACAGAACAGAGATATcagtaattttatattttgatctTGCGTTTAATCAGTACAGAAATCAAAAGACTTAATCTAATTTCATGTGTTCATCACGCATTTGAACATTGCCATCATGCAAAATATAGTCTTTGGAAGCTAATCTATATTTGGCTCAActataaaaagtttataaatcAGATGACAAACTTTTCGGCTCTTGAACATCGCAAAAATCTGTTCACTGCATTTAATGAAGTCATTCGCGACTAATTAaaattgtacatacatgtagatcgtGCAATAATAACCTTTGCGTCTTGAACATTGAGGAACTTGCTTGAATACTTTACATTTCTTTTGGAAAATCGTGGTTATGCAAAGCTCTGTTATCGATAATTGGTGAAATGTATGGTGAGTAGCAAAATATGTTCTATGTTAAACTTTTTTTTGCTAATGCgtttaataacaattatttataaattggTTATACAAGGGCTTGAACTTTggcattttacaaaaacttcTGCACAATGAGCTGTGCAAAAAAATGCATGTTGGTAAGATTATAAGATTGGGATAAACTTGATATTCAATTTAGCAGACTGTCCCGCTGTTGTAATCAGCAAGGTTTTTTGTATAAGTTCCAAAAGGTTCCATAAGGTTAGCACTTCAATTGAAattgtataaaaaatgttatagaaatatTTGCATATGTACTATTAAAGCATTGCATATCAGCCCACTTCAACACTTGTTGTTTATTACAGAGATGTTTCCAGACCCGCCGCTAGTCATGTTGTCCATAGAGGTCACAACTCCGAATCTTCTAGATCCTTTTCAAAGCAGACTATGGCTACTCCGGTTGCTGTACCTGTTAGCCTGAGCCGAAGTTTCAATGTTGGCGTGCAGGTAAAACACTTTACCGGTAAATTGGGAGCTGTCACTCTTATAGAATGCTTGTCCATTTATTAAATGCTAGATGGAAGTACTGAGATCCTACTTGATTGCAGATGGCATTTACTGGCTATTGACCATTACTatgaatttaattaaaaaattttggttGTAAAATTTCTAAAACAATTCACAAaatttttctaaaggtttgtgTATGAGCAGGCCCTCGAAGATCGAGTATGTCTGCTTAGCAGAGGCTGTTGGAATCTTTTTTAAAAGCAACAAACGATGTTTTTATGATCTTGGCTGGTCATGTCTGAGTCCTGTGGCAAGGGAATGAGGATGTTGTCTTTGAGGGAAAGCTCTACAAATGTCCAGTTGCGAAGAGCATTTTGaagttggatgtcattcctgtcaccaccagtggtTTTTTTGGGATTTGAATCTTGAACAGTTGTTTGTAGATCAGGAgttctagaccactaggccacGGCTGCTGTAAAGGTTTATATGTGTGTTAGCAGTAGTACTCCGCGCAAAAGGTCTTTGCTAGCGAGACTTCCTAAATCTTGCTAGCACAGGTGTgaataaaattgtaaaacaaggcttatagtaaatattgtttgCTTACATCTGATTTAATTGAGGCTCACATGTATTCCGTTTCATCAGCCGTTGACTATCTTAAATACATGTGGTGTTTGGACAAGCTGTTATGCTAAAGGATACATTTTCTTCTCTCCTCGCCGATAGGCATACTTATCAAAGTATTGTGTGCATTTTGTCAGTTTATGTCGAGGTTAAGGCTGTCGTCTTCTCGTTGCTTCTGTTATACCCTTCCATCACAGAGAAGTAACGCTAAGCTGAACATAGTGCTCAACACATTGACTAACATAACGTGAAACTTAACGTATCTTTTGTAATTGTCCTAGCTGTTTGGAATCAAAATAACTTTGCCATATTTCAGCCAGtatatattttgttggtttgtgGTAAAGTCATCCATACCTTTTCCAGCTGGATCCAGATTTTATGGTTTAGTAATGTGAAGCACTCTTCGCATAGATTAGTAGTGCGAGTGAGGTATCGCTTGTCAGAATCATAGACTTTGTAGACATGATTTATCATGAACTTAAAAGTTGCCTAACCCTGATTCCAAAAGACCATTGGTCTTAAATATTGTATATTCACTAAATTATatacaactataaactatattcaTTAAAGTCAATGCAGATATGTACCCAATTACTCCTTAATTGCTTGTTTTATCTATGGTTTAGGTGGATGACTGCaagcacacaactccaaaaagACGAACCCAGGACCATTCTGTGCAGACTGAGTTTCCACTACAGCAGCGGGTACCCGGGCCTATGGATCAGTCTCCAGGGACTCAGCCTCCAGAGGAAAGGCTATATATTGGGAAACGACTTGTTCCATCCCCCAGCAGCTGTTCTTCGAGGAGCCAGTCTAGCATGCAGGATACTATAGATGTGAGCATTTGATATTTGCTTATTATCGAACATGCTGCGTATAACATCTTATCATTGCTATTAGCGTCTTTCTATGTTTTAAGATCTCCTGAATTAGGCTGgcctttaaaggtttacttgcaacaaaattcacattgcagttatttggtatcaaaagattcaccatgtcttactctgatgtgttgtaggtgcagaatatgtggaaatgtatttacaagctcttaaaagctcaaaaacgaacagttagtagcagccatcacaaaaccgccgtagattagaatctctttccaaaacggctcaaatgggacgtagttgtacaagatggcttctgtttacactttcatgcaacctcattgtcgaaatattttcacaaatatacttcacacattcaataaaactatgtctattgtccttacgcgtctgttttatcgtcattgtaatgctgtcacttttagcagtgatatcttataacttaccgtaaaaatttgtttaattttttaaccttagctcgaacgagtacatatcattatctgataaacatgacgagcctgttggtcacctgtgataatcgaaaaatgttgcaaaaattattcgcgctgtttggctggaagtatgggtcacatgatctgATTACAACTAggtgattagaccaagccgaaacaaaactgtaaagtagcaagcatctatatttgatacggggttttcggtaaaacccgaagtgtttgtcataaactagtgctacgagaaattttatattgagccttttattggccttttaatttatgtgagaacatcacgtgtcaaaacaataaccaaatggattaactacgtcagagaaataaactgattccgatctacggtggtttcatgatggcggcgattaactgttcgctttttagcttctaagagcttgtaatcacatttccacatattttgcacctacaacacagcagagtaagacatggtgaaccttttgatactaaataactgtaatgtgaattttgttgcaagtcaacctttaagtggtTTATCATGACTCTTTCTGATTTGTTGGAATGCTGGGaaacatgaaaataattatGCATTTACTAATGTTATTGCTACTGGTATGCTGACAGTACCCTacgccatgagagatcgtcatgtgtaatcaCTTTGCCCGCAATTACTGCGCAGTACTGTAAGGTAGTCCAGAGGTGCAGTTGGCAGAGCGCTTGCCTGCAGAACATGGATACCTAAGTTTAATTCTTGTGTGATGCATGTTGGCGCCTAGCGCTCTAAGCGTGGTATCAGCAGACGGATGGACAcgattattattatagtaaagatgttGTGTTGACATCCCAATCCGCACGTACTTTTAGGGCATATATAGTGAAATGGTGAGTGTGTGTAAGATTTAAATATTCGAATATTTAATTAGacacaagttttaaattttcttcTTATATATTGGACACGTGATTTACTGATAACATGTCTTTTGGTCCAAAGAATTAGGCCCGAGTctatttttgtcatttattcACGGAACATTATAGTGTATTACATCACTAGCATTTTGTTATAAAAGAAGCAAGAGAGATTGATGAAACATCGAAGTTGAAGATACAACAAAGTAAGGTATATGCATAGCCAAAAGTTCTCCTGTTAGTCTAGTCCAAGGAGCACAGCTTCACAGTTTTTCTCAAATAAATTCTTAACCACCACAAATATCTACCATAGTCTTTGCTAATCTGAGATCTCACCCACTCTACTACATTCTCTACTCTTCTATGTTTCTGTTTTAtcatgacaacattaacaattctTTGTCAGCTTAATTGTTAGCAGTTCACAATTTGGTGCTCTATATGTACTCCTGGTTAGAATTATATGCAGATATAAAATTTATAGATTGTACATCTAAGGCTCTCCTTCATTGATCAACATTATAGATTGTAGATCTAAGGTTCTCCTTCATTGATCAATATTATAGATTGTACATCTAAGGCTCTCCTTCATTGATCAACATTATAGATTGTAGATCTAAGGTTCTCCTTCATTGATCAATATTATAGATTGTACATCTAAGGCTCTCCTTCATTGATCAACATTATAGATTGTAGATCTAAGGTTCTCCTTCATTGATCAATATTATAGATTGTACATCTAAGGCTCTCCTTCATTGATCAACATTATAGATTGTAGATCTAAGGTTCTCCTTCATTGATCAATATTATAGATTGTACATCTAAGGCTCTCCTTCATTGATCAACATTATAGATTGTAGATCTAAGGCTCTCCTTCATTGATCAATATTATAGATTGTAGATCTAAGGCTCTGCATCATTGATCAATGTTATAGATTGTAGATCTAATTCTCTCCTTATTGATCAACGCAGACAGAAAAGGCTTGAACATTGTCCTACAATGTGTCTCCCTAGCTTTAGCTCCATGGTGTCGGTCTAGCCATAACACTATGGTGTCAGTCTAGCCTTAGTGACATGGTGTCACTTTAGCCTTAGCGCCTTGGTGGCACTCTAGCCTTAGCATTATGCCAATATTGACTGTGACATTGTAATTTTTATACTGAAGTTAGAATATGACCTTGACTTTTTTGTGCACTATAAATGTTAGACTGTTGCAATCAGCTTACCAAATCGCAGTAACTGGTGGGATTTACTTAATTGAGAATTGTCTTATTTATGGAGACAAAAGTCACTGACTTAGGCATGATTTTATCTCACCATTACAGCCTTTAGTAGTCTAAGCAGATCAGCGAGACTATAGTACCAAACAGCAGGTTTAGCGCTTTGCTTGGAAATCAGAACTTTGTTAAGGGTGAAATTCAACCTTTTGAAGCTTAGGGTGCCATTGGATTTCGTACAGGCACCCGAGAGTGGTACGTGggacaaaatattgaaaaaatatccatgaataaaaacaaatacacgATAAACATTCATTTAGCCTTAACCataacttggagttatcctctacatGCTAGTTTCAGTGATATGCGTTCAACACAGTAATTACTTCATCAATGACCCATAAATGAAATCAATATGACATTTTTAGCACACATCAAGCATCTTTGTTATAAAACAAAAGTTGGGTTATTCTACTTTGAGAACATTACCATCTTAAAGACCTTCAGCCACAGCTTTTAATTATTTATCACCATGGATACCATACCATGGTGCAGTGCTTATTCGCTGTCCCGGACCTTACGTGACTAGGTTATTGTGTACCACTGTATACCTAATCAAGGTAAAACCTGCTATTCTTCCCAAACTGTAAAATTGAGATTCGAAAGCCTCACTTCTACACCAATCATGCACCTTCTACGCTAACGAATTGGAAGGCGCCCAGAGTTGTGAGTTTTTGCAGGCTTCTCCATATTTGTTTCAACAAag of the Watersipora subatra chromosome 4, tzWatSuba1.1, whole genome shotgun sequence genome contains:
- the LOC137395193 gene encoding uncharacterized protein, whose product is MSVSYTKHNLPTSQNCLPKTRSERAVGNPNRRWQHSKSKQYGTAVNHTNVKTHPLSSVQLESGQNVSNVLYIEEGKENLRPQTGMSRHHKKHKRTASLTDLRPEDKKKVANLIQELANLGSEKDKIEQCLKKERYDFEEAIKDLVKDQKNLLSERQAVQTELNSCQQLLSQLQEAVLHRPTSALSSLRSLKDNDGSIMLDNRLAEQSHGSELDNYISKHQTTQDMEVASEVASVTSESARNPRTSSTFIGEGVQQKRVRDNLHAADALSEISVRTNSTIDYSRKDEIFMERARLIEEQRLLKLRLAEQEELLKITQKRLSLREHEFTEQRYQDVSRPAASHVVHRGHNSESSRSFSKQTMATPVAVPVSLSRSFNVGVQVDDCKHTTPKRRTQDHSVQTEFPLQQRVPGPMDQSPGTQPPEERLYIGKRLVPSPSSCSSRSQSSMQDTIDKTNRLLESARKVIRDAKSPRVDSPISQASQSHSSRCSHSYSIHTPRKASQQLFDSDRSLASEINSTAVEAGEADRTELEMLEDIFYVKAQSTT